The Rhipicephalus sanguineus isolate Rsan-2018 chromosome 7, BIME_Rsan_1.4, whole genome shotgun sequence genome includes a window with the following:
- the LOC119398721 gene encoding oxygen-dependent choline dehydrogenase-like, which produces MRAVGAKPWNIPLKLCLSEGEVWSDPYLTCLVRHLAHTTWHACCTCPMGSDERAVVDYKLRVRSLKNLRVVDASVMPTIVTGNLNAPTMMIADKASAIILQDNP; this is translated from the exons ATGCGGGCCGTGGGAGCGAAACCTTGGAACATCCCTCTTAAATTGTGCCTCTCGGAAGGAGAAGTGTGGAGCGATCCCTACCTGACCTGCCTTGTACGGCACTTGGCTCACACCACGTGGCACGCCTGCTGCACGTGTCCCATGGGCTCGGATGAAAGAGCCGTAGTGGACTATAAGCTAAG GGTTCGGAGTTTGAAGAACCTGCGCGTCGTGGACGCATCTGTCATGCCAACGATAGTAACTGGAAATCTGAACGCGCCTACCATGATGATTGCCGACAAAGCATCAGCCATCATTCTTCAAGATAATCCGTAG